One genomic window of Luteolibacter flavescens includes the following:
- the rplT gene encoding 50S ribosomal protein L20 — protein sequence MPRATNSPASRARRKRVLHRAKGFRGFRSKLFRYAKDAVRKAMTYEYRDRKKRKGQFRRLWIQRISAAVRNEDLTYSRFIEGLAAAGIEADRKILADLAVKDAAAFSAIVAQAKAALEKKAAA from the coding sequence ATGCCACGCGCCACCAACAGCCCGGCTTCACGTGCCCGCCGCAAGCGGGTGCTGCACCGCGCCAAGGGCTTCCGCGGATTCCGCTCGAAGCTCTTCCGTTACGCCAAGGACGCCGTCCGCAAGGCGATGACCTATGAGTATCGTGACCGTAAGAAGCGCAAGGGCCAGTTCCGCCGCTTGTGGATCCAGCGCATCAGCGCTGCCGTCCGCAACGAGGATCTGACCTACTCGCGCTTCATCGAAGGTCTCGCTGCCGCAGGCATCGAAGCCGACCGCAAGATCCTCGCCGACCTCGCCGTCAAGGACGCAGCCGCGTTCTCCGCGATCGTCGCCCAGGCCAAGGCCGCCCTCGAAAAGAAGGCTGCCGCCTGA
- the rpmI gene encoding 50S ribosomal protein L35 codes for MPRVSGKAKTRKAVAKRFKVTGTGKVLRRKQGARHLLQCKNRKRKRGLTSAALVSDADIKNVKENLPFH; via the coding sequence AGCAAAGACTCGAAAGGCTGTTGCCAAGCGTTTCAAGGTGACAGGAACCGGTAAGGTTCTGCGCCGGAAGCAAGGCGCCCGGCACTTGCTCCAATGCAAGAACCGTAAGCGCAAGCGGGGCCTCACCAGCGCCGCCCTTGTCTCCGATGCCGACATCAAGAACGTGAAGGAAAACCTTCCGTTCCATTGA